The Amycolatopsis mongoliensis genome includes a window with the following:
- a CDS encoding ATP-binding protein has translation MNVVPDALPRTAGALRAAGYEPRPIAQEIHDNLLNALKTGEDAWPGIVGFSRTVLPQLERALLAGHDVVLLGERGQGKTRLLRTLAGLLDEWTPVIEGSELGEHPLQPITPASIRRAAELGDELPVAWRHRSERYTEKLATPDTSVGDLIGDVDPVKVAEGRSLGDPETIHFGLVPRAHRGIVAINELPDLAERIQVALLNVMEERDIQVRGYTLRLPLDVLLVATANPEDYTNRGRIITPLKDRFGAEIRTHYPLDVESEVAVVRQEAHLVAEVGEPLLEVLARFVRNLRESPVIDQRSGVSARFAVAAAETVAAAALRRSALTGEEPAVARPVDLDAVPSVLRGKIEFEPGEEGREIEHLVHLLRRAIAETARERFAGLDLRPLADAVAEGHLVATGERVPGKDVLEALPELPVLHEVARRAGVSADEPAGRIAAAVELALESLFLARRLAKDSDDTTTVYGR, from the coding sequence GTGAACGTAGTTCCAGACGCTCTTCCCCGCACCGCCGGGGCCCTGCGCGCGGCCGGGTACGAGCCGCGGCCGATCGCGCAAGAGATCCACGACAACCTGCTGAACGCCCTGAAGACCGGCGAAGACGCCTGGCCCGGCATCGTCGGGTTCTCCCGCACCGTGCTGCCGCAGCTCGAACGCGCGCTGCTGGCCGGGCACGACGTCGTCCTGCTCGGCGAACGCGGCCAGGGCAAGACCCGCCTGCTCCGCACCCTCGCCGGCCTGCTCGACGAGTGGACGCCCGTCATCGAGGGCTCCGAACTGGGCGAACACCCGCTGCAGCCGATCACGCCCGCCTCGATCCGGCGCGCCGCCGAACTCGGCGACGAGCTGCCGGTCGCCTGGCGCCACCGCTCCGAGCGCTACACCGAGAAGCTCGCGACGCCGGACACCTCCGTCGGCGACCTGATCGGCGACGTCGACCCGGTGAAGGTCGCCGAAGGCCGCAGCCTGGGCGATCCCGAGACCATCCACTTCGGCCTGGTCCCGCGCGCCCACCGCGGCATCGTCGCCATCAACGAGCTGCCCGACCTGGCCGAGCGCATCCAGGTCGCGCTGCTCAACGTGATGGAGGAGCGCGACATCCAGGTCCGCGGCTACACCCTGCGGCTGCCCCTGGACGTCCTGCTCGTCGCCACCGCGAACCCGGAGGACTACACCAACCGCGGCCGGATCATCACCCCGCTCAAGGACCGCTTCGGCGCCGAGATCCGCACCCACTACCCGCTCGACGTCGAGTCCGAAGTCGCCGTCGTCCGGCAGGAAGCCCACCTCGTCGCCGAGGTGGGCGAGCCGCTGCTGGAGGTCCTCGCCCGGTTCGTTCGGAACCTCCGGGAATCGCCGGTCATCGACCAGCGCTCCGGCGTCTCGGCGCGGTTCGCCGTCGCCGCGGCGGAAACCGTCGCGGCCGCGGCCCTGCGGCGCTCGGCGCTGACCGGGGAAGAACCGGCGGTCGCCCGTCCGGTCGACCTCGACGCCGTCCCGTCGGTGCTCCGCGGCAAGATCGAGTTCGAGCCCGGCGAGGAAGGCCGCGAGATCGAACACCTCGTGCACCTGCTGCGCCGCGCGATCGCCGAAACCGCCCGCGAGCGGTTCGCGGGGCTCGACCTGCGGCCGCTGGCCGACGCCGTCGCCGAGGGGCACCTGGTCGCCACCGGCGAGCGCGTGCCGGGCAAGGACGTCCTCGAGGCCCTGCCGGAGCTCCCGGTGCTGCACGAGGTCGCCCGGCGCGCGGGCGTCTCGGCCGACGAACCCGCCGGCCGGATCGCGGCCGCCGTCGAGCTCGCCCTGGAATCGCTGTTCCTGGCCCGCCGGCTGGCCAAGGACTCCGACGACACGACGACCGTCTACGGCCGATGA
- a CDS encoding ferrochelatase, with protein sequence MGYDALLWLSFGGPEGPDDVMPFLENVTKGRGVPRERLLEVAEHYQHFGGVSPINKLNRDAMAAVEKQLSAAGVDLPVHFGNRNWHPMVEDTLASLTASGARRILVFPTSAYGGYSACRQYDEDIERARAAVGPDAPEMVKLRQFFDHPLFVSAVADGVRAAHASLGDAPGIRTVFTAHSVPESADVASGPPSDGGRRYSKQIAEAARLVAAEAGIDGYDVVWQSRSGPPQVPWLEPDIVDHIDALHESGVSGVVVSPIGFVSDHLEVIWDLDNEAAERAAEHGMAFARAATAGSDPRFAELVVELIREHTHGVKPRKLSPFPAAGCTVNGAPCAVGCCEPAKRPAR encoded by the coding sequence GTGGGATACGACGCGTTGCTGTGGCTTTCGTTCGGCGGTCCGGAAGGGCCGGACGACGTCATGCCGTTCCTCGAGAACGTCACCAAGGGCCGGGGCGTGCCGCGGGAGCGGCTGCTCGAGGTCGCCGAGCACTACCAGCACTTCGGTGGTGTCTCGCCGATCAACAAGCTGAACCGCGACGCGATGGCCGCGGTCGAGAAGCAGCTCTCGGCCGCCGGCGTGGACCTGCCGGTGCACTTCGGCAACCGCAACTGGCACCCGATGGTCGAGGACACGCTGGCTTCGCTGACCGCGTCCGGCGCCCGGCGGATCCTGGTGTTCCCGACGAGCGCGTACGGCGGCTACTCGGCGTGCCGCCAGTACGACGAGGACATCGAGCGCGCCCGCGCGGCGGTGGGCCCGGATGCCCCCGAAATGGTGAAGCTGCGCCAGTTCTTCGACCACCCGCTGTTCGTCTCGGCGGTGGCGGACGGCGTGCGCGCGGCGCACGCGTCGCTGGGCGACGCGCCCGGGATCCGCACGGTGTTCACGGCCCACTCGGTCCCGGAGAGCGCGGACGTCGCGTCGGGCCCGCCGTCGGACGGCGGCCGCCGGTATTCGAAGCAGATCGCGGAGGCGGCCCGCCTGGTGGCGGCCGAAGCGGGCATCGATGGGTACGACGTCGTGTGGCAGTCGCGGTCGGGGCCGCCGCAGGTGCCGTGGCTGGAGCCGGACATCGTCGACCACATCGACGCGCTGCACGAGTCGGGGGTTTCCGGCGTGGTCGTGTCGCCGATCGGGTTCGTCTCGGATCACCTGGAGGTGATCTGGGACCTGGACAACGAGGCGGCGGAGCGAGCGGCGGAGCACGGAATGGCGTTCGCCCGCGCCGCGACGGCCGGTTCGGACCCGAGGTTCGCCGAGTTGGTGGTGGAGCTGATCCGCGAGCACACGCACGGGGTGAAGCCGCGCAAGCTGTCGCCGTTCCCGGCGGCGGGCTGCACGGTGAACGGCGCACCGTGCGCGGTGGGCTGCTGCGAACCGGCCAAGCGCCCGGCCCGCTGA
- a CDS encoding TetR/AcrR family transcriptional regulator encodes MARPREFDETAAVEKAMHAFWAHGYEATSTQDLCEATGLGRSSVYNTFTSKRALFRRSLTHYTSTQLGKRQAILDGPGTAAERIAAVLDHAVEDDLDQRRRGCLVVNTLAELGVPDDEVGAALRNDTERNLTMFAECVREGVLDGSLRDGLDPAEVAEFLLSTTSGLRVMARRGTSRQSMHAVADLALAAITR; translated from the coding sequence ATGGCGAGGCCACGGGAGTTCGACGAAACCGCCGCCGTCGAGAAGGCGATGCACGCCTTCTGGGCGCACGGCTACGAGGCGACGTCGACGCAGGACCTGTGCGAGGCCACCGGGCTCGGGCGCAGCAGCGTCTACAACACCTTCACCAGCAAGCGGGCCCTCTTCCGGCGCTCGCTCACGCACTACACCAGCACCCAGCTCGGCAAGCGGCAGGCGATCCTCGACGGCCCGGGCACCGCGGCCGAGCGGATCGCCGCGGTCCTCGACCACGCCGTCGAGGACGACCTCGACCAGCGCCGCCGCGGCTGCCTCGTGGTCAACACCCTGGCCGAACTCGGCGTGCCCGACGACGAAGTGGGCGCCGCCCTGCGCAACGACACCGAGCGGAACCTGACCATGTTCGCCGAGTGCGTCCGGGAAGGCGTGCTCGACGGCAGCCTCCGGGACGGCCTCGACCCGGCCGAGGTGGCGGAGTTCCTGCTCAGCACCACTTCGGGCCTGCGCGTCATGGCCCGCCGGGGCACCAGCCGCCAAAGCATGCACGCGGTCGCGGACCTCGCACTGGCGGCCATCACCCGCTGA
- a CDS encoding Cmx/CmrA family chloramphenicol efflux MFS transporter: protein MPLAVFVLGLSVFALGTSEFMITGLLPGMAADLHVSIPDAGLLISAFAIGMVVGAPLLAIGTLRLPRRRTLLALLGVFAVAHVVGALAEGYPVLFATRVVAALACAGFWAVALATTIALVPVDRRGRAMAVLVGGLTVANIAGVPAGTFLGQHAGWRTAFWAVAAVTLVAVAGVALLVPETTGDAASVRRELRLYRRGRVWLALGVIALCQAMIFAAFSYLAPLLTETDGLPPEWVPGVLALFGVGALIGISAGGRLADRRPFATLYGCLALALAALLVLALTTDALVAVAAVLAFGVAGFGANPALNLRAYQAAGDAPTLVGASTTSAFNVGNTVGPALGGVAIDAGLGFPSVAWTGMALGAGTLAALTVAAVVQRNDDRDREALAV from the coding sequence ATGCCGCTGGCCGTCTTCGTCCTCGGGCTCAGCGTGTTCGCGCTGGGCACGTCCGAGTTCATGATCACCGGCCTGCTCCCCGGCATGGCCGCCGACCTGCACGTGAGCATCCCCGACGCCGGGCTGCTGATCTCCGCGTTCGCGATCGGCATGGTCGTCGGCGCGCCGCTGCTGGCGATCGGCACCCTCCGCCTCCCCCGCCGCCGGACGCTGCTGGCCCTGCTCGGCGTCTTCGCCGTCGCGCACGTCGTCGGCGCCCTGGCCGAGGGGTACCCCGTCCTCTTCGCGACGCGGGTGGTCGCGGCCCTCGCCTGCGCCGGGTTCTGGGCCGTCGCCCTGGCGACGACGATCGCGCTCGTGCCCGTCGACCGGCGCGGCCGCGCGATGGCGGTGCTGGTCGGCGGGCTGACCGTCGCGAACATCGCCGGCGTGCCCGCCGGCACGTTCCTCGGCCAGCACGCGGGCTGGCGGACAGCGTTCTGGGCGGTGGCGGCGGTGACACTGGTCGCGGTGGCCGGGGTGGCCCTGCTGGTGCCCGAGACGACCGGTGACGCGGCGAGCGTCCGCCGCGAACTGCGGCTCTACCGCCGGGGCCGGGTCTGGCTCGCGCTCGGCGTGATCGCCTTGTGCCAGGCCATGATCTTCGCCGCGTTCAGCTACCTGGCGCCGCTGCTGACCGAGACCGACGGCCTGCCCCCGGAATGGGTGCCGGGTGTCCTGGCGCTGTTCGGCGTCGGCGCGCTGATCGGGATCAGCGCCGGCGGCAGGCTCGCCGACCGGCGGCCGTTCGCCACGCTCTACGGCTGTCTCGCGCTCGCGCTGGCCGCCTTGCTCGTGCTCGCCCTCACCACCGACGCGCTCGTCGCCGTCGCGGCCGTGCTCGCCTTCGGCGTGGCCGGGTTCGGTGCCAACCCGGCGCTGAACCTCCGCGCCTACCAGGCCGCCGGCGATGCACCCACGCTCGTCGGGGCCAGTACGACCTCGGCGTTCAACGTCGGCAACACCGTCGGGCCGGCACTGGGTGGCGTCGCGATCGACGCCGGGCTCGGCTTCCCGAGCGTGGCCTGGACCGGGATGGCGCTCGGCGCGGGAACGCTCGCGGCGCTCACGGTCGCGGCCGTCGTCCAGCGGAACGACGACCGCGACCGCGAGGCACTGGCCGTGTGA
- the fabI gene encoding enoyl-ACP reductase FabI, producing MPGLLEGKRLLITGIITDASLAFHAAKIAQQEGAKVVLTGFGRMSLVERIAKRLPEEAPVIELDVTNQEHLDGLADKVREHVDGLDGVLHSIGFAPQTCLGAPFLDAPAEDVKTAIEISTYSYMSLAKACLPLLGRGASYVGMDFDARVAWPVYNWMGVAKAGLESVNRYLAKELGPQGIRVNLVSAGPMKTMAAKSIPGFVDLEDGWGERAPLGWDSTDPDPVAKSVCAVLSDWLPATTGSMIMVDGGVHFLGV from the coding sequence GTGCCCGGACTGCTCGAAGGCAAGCGCCTGCTGATCACCGGCATCATCACCGACGCGTCGCTCGCCTTCCACGCGGCCAAGATCGCGCAGCAGGAGGGTGCGAAGGTGGTGCTGACCGGCTTCGGCCGCATGTCGCTGGTCGAGCGCATCGCGAAGCGGCTTCCCGAAGAGGCGCCCGTGATCGAGCTGGACGTCACCAACCAGGAGCACCTCGACGGCCTCGCCGACAAGGTCCGCGAGCACGTCGACGGCCTCGACGGCGTGCTGCACTCGATCGGCTTCGCCCCGCAGACCTGCCTCGGCGCGCCGTTCCTGGACGCGCCGGCCGAGGACGTCAAGACCGCGATCGAGATCTCGACCTACTCGTACATGTCGCTGGCGAAGGCGTGCCTGCCGCTGCTCGGCCGCGGCGCTTCGTACGTCGGCATGGACTTCGACGCGCGCGTCGCGTGGCCGGTCTACAACTGGATGGGCGTCGCGAAGGCCGGGCTCGAGTCGGTCAACCGGTACCTGGCCAAGGAGCTGGGGCCGCAGGGCATCCGCGTCAACCTGGTCAGCGCGGGCCCGATGAAGACGATGGCCGCGAAGTCCATCCCGGGCTTCGTCGACCTGGAGGACGGCTGGGGCGAGCGCGCGCCGCTCGGCTGGGACAGCACGGACCCGGACCCGGTGGCGAAGAGCGTCTGCGCGGTGCTGTCGGACTGGCTCCCCGCCACGACCGGCTCGATGATCATGGTCGACGGCGGGGTCCACTTCCTCGGCGTCTGA
- the fabG gene encoding beta-ketoacyl-ACP reductase, translating to MGRSVLVTGGNRGIGLAIARDLAEQGHRVAVTHRGSGAPEGLFGVQADVTDTEQVDAAFKLVEEHQGPVEVLVSNAGLTDDTLLMRMSDEQFERVIDANLTGAFRVAKRASRGMLRGKWGRFVFISSVVGLSGSAGQANYAASKAGLVGFARSLARELGSRNITSNVVAPGFVRTDMTDELSEERKKQILAQVPSGRYAEPSEIAAAVRYLASDEAGYVNGAVLPVDGGLGLGH from the coding sequence GTGGGACGGTCGGTTCTGGTCACCGGGGGCAACCGGGGCATCGGTCTGGCGATCGCCCGGGATCTCGCGGAGCAGGGACACCGGGTCGCCGTCACCCACCGTGGTTCGGGTGCGCCCGAAGGGCTTTTCGGGGTCCAGGCGGACGTCACCGACACCGAACAGGTCGACGCGGCGTTCAAGCTCGTCGAGGAGCACCAGGGCCCGGTCGAGGTGCTGGTGTCCAACGCCGGGCTGACCGACGACACGCTGCTGATGCGGATGAGCGACGAGCAGTTCGAACGCGTCATCGACGCGAACCTGACCGGCGCTTTCCGGGTCGCGAAGCGCGCCTCCCGCGGCATGCTGCGCGGCAAGTGGGGCCGGTTCGTCTTCATCTCCTCGGTGGTCGGGCTCTCCGGCTCGGCCGGCCAGGCGAACTACGCGGCGTCGAAGGCCGGCCTGGTCGGCTTCGCGCGCTCGCTGGCCCGTGAGCTGGGCTCCCGCAACATCACCTCGAACGTCGTCGCGCCCGGGTTCGTGCGCACCGACATGACCGACGAGCTTTCCGAAGAGCGCAAGAAGCAGATCCTCGCCCAGGTGCCCTCCGGCCGGTACGCCGAGCCGTCGGAGATCGCCGCCGCGGTGCGCTACCTGGCCTCCGACGAAGCCGGCTACGTCAACGGCGCGGTGCTGCCGGTCGACGGCGGCCTCGGCCTCGGCCACTGA
- a CDS encoding MFS transporter has translation MTTRISPTTTGAVSEKRVIGNVLRGSIGNLVEWYDWYAYAAFTTYFAKSFFPTTDTTAAFLGTAAVFAVGFLMRPLGGWMLGRFADRFGRRSALVLSVTLMAGGSLLIAVTPSYHTIGLAAPVLLLVARLIQGLSVGGEYSTSATYLSEVATPGKRGFYSSFQYVTLYGGQLLALGLQLILQGLLTEQQLTAWGWRIAFGVGTVAALSVMWLRRGMDESESYTREADESKATGERGTLRALAKYPKEIALVVGLTLGGTVAFYTFATYSQKFLENTAHIPRRTVTIILFSAILLAAILQPLAGKLSDRIGRRPLLLFFGIAGTLLTVPIMTVMGSTRNPVGAFLLVLAGLVVVAGYTSINAIVKAELFPTKIRAIGVGLPYALTVAIFGGTAELIAQALKSAGHESVFFWYVAGCVLVSLIVYGTMRETSKTSELEERREPEER, from the coding sequence ATGACAACCCGGATCAGCCCCACGACCACGGGGGCCGTGAGCGAAAAGCGCGTGATCGGCAACGTGCTGCGCGGCTCCATCGGCAACCTGGTCGAGTGGTACGACTGGTACGCCTACGCGGCGTTCACCACGTACTTCGCCAAATCGTTCTTCCCCACGACCGACACGACGGCCGCCTTCCTCGGCACGGCCGCGGTGTTCGCCGTCGGGTTCCTCATGCGCCCGCTCGGCGGCTGGATGCTCGGCCGGTTCGCCGACCGGTTCGGGCGCCGCAGCGCGCTGGTGCTTTCGGTCACGCTGATGGCCGGTGGCTCGCTGCTCATCGCCGTCACGCCGAGCTATCACACGATCGGTCTCGCGGCGCCGGTCCTGTTGCTGGTCGCCCGGCTGATCCAGGGCCTGTCCGTGGGCGGCGAGTACTCGACGTCGGCGACCTACCTGTCCGAAGTGGCCACTCCCGGCAAGCGCGGCTTCTACTCGAGCTTCCAGTACGTGACGCTCTACGGCGGCCAGCTGCTGGCGCTGGGCCTGCAGCTGATCCTGCAGGGCCTGCTCACCGAGCAGCAGCTGACGGCGTGGGGCTGGCGGATCGCGTTCGGCGTCGGCACGGTGGCCGCGCTCAGCGTCATGTGGCTGCGCCGCGGCATGGACGAGTCCGAGAGCTACACGCGCGAAGCGGACGAGAGCAAGGCGACCGGTGAACGCGGCACGCTGCGCGCGCTGGCCAAGTACCCCAAGGAGATCGCGCTCGTCGTCGGGCTGACCCTCGGCGGCACGGTGGCGTTCTACACCTTCGCCACCTACAGCCAGAAGTTCCTCGAGAACACCGCCCACATCCCGCGGCGCACGGTCACGATCATCCTGTTCTCGGCGATCCTCCTCGCGGCGATCCTGCAGCCGCTGGCGGGCAAGCTGTCCGACCGGATCGGCCGCCGCCCGCTGCTGCTGTTCTTCGGCATCGCGGGCACCCTGCTCACCGTCCCGATCATGACGGTGATGGGCTCGACCCGGAACCCGGTCGGCGCGTTCCTGCTCGTCCTGGCCGGGCTCGTCGTCGTGGCGGGCTACACGTCGATCAACGCGATCGTGAAGGCCGAGCTGTTCCCGACGAAGATCCGCGCCATCGGCGTCGGCCTGCCCTACGCGCTCACCGTCGCGATCTTCGGCGGCACCGCGGAGCTCATCGCGCAGGCGCTGAAGAGCGCCGGGCACGAGTCGGTGTTCTTCTGGTACGTCGCGGGCTGCGTCCTGGTTTCGCTGATCGTCTACGGCACAATGCGGGAAACCTCGAAGACCTCGGAGCTGGAAGAACGCCGAGAACCGGAAGAACGCTGA
- a CDS encoding response regulator transcription factor has protein sequence MTVRVLLVEDDAGVAGALAESLHARGHPVTSVGRGADALHRHRDADLVLLDLGLPDLDGLDVLRKIRAVSPVPVIVLTARGDERSVVRGLRLGADDYLTKPVRLAELLARMDAVVRRAVARDTPAGDVVRVEDVEIDLGARRVLVAGHDIGLTTKEFEVLAVLAARPGTAVSRQQLMDEVWGDAYLAVSRSLDVHLTALRAKLDRPGLLTTIRGFGYRLGRD, from the coding sequence ATGACCGTGCGCGTGCTCCTCGTCGAAGACGACGCGGGGGTCGCGGGTGCGCTCGCGGAGTCGCTGCACGCGCGCGGTCATCCCGTCACCAGCGTCGGCCGCGGGGCCGACGCCCTGCACCGCCACCGCGACGCCGACCTGGTCCTGCTGGATCTGGGCCTGCCCGACCTCGACGGGCTCGACGTCCTGCGGAAGATCCGCGCCGTCTCGCCGGTGCCGGTGATCGTGCTGACCGCCCGCGGCGACGAACGCTCGGTGGTGCGCGGCCTGCGCCTCGGCGCGGACGACTACCTGACCAAGCCGGTCCGGCTGGCCGAGTTGCTGGCCCGGATGGACGCCGTCGTGCGGCGCGCCGTCGCCCGCGACACCCCGGCCGGCGACGTCGTGCGCGTCGAGGACGTCGAGATCGACCTCGGCGCCCGCCGGGTCCTCGTCGCCGGGCACGACATCGGGCTGACGACCAAGGAGTTCGAGGTCCTGGCCGTACTCGCCGCCCGTCCCGGCACCGCGGTCAGCCGCCAGCAGCTGATGGACGAGGTCTGGGGCGACGCGTACCTCGCGGTCTCGCGCTCCCTCGACGTCCACCTGACCGCGCTGCGCGCGAAGCTGGACCGGCCGGGGCTGCTCACCACCATCCGCGGCTTCGGCTACCGGCTCGGCCGGGACTGA
- a CDS encoding sensor histidine kinase produces MRTRLLVVLVALALAVVAAFAVPLLASTAEQRTQQLVISRTADVDRFVVLAQQAVDTHDAAALVADAARYAELYGEGVVIVDARRAPLVQAGGLTAADPAVHALVEATMRNEPAPQAGRLGPWSAEPAYFARPVGTGTRVSGVVVLRASVTAAAADVATRWGTIGAGALLVAVVFVLLAVVLARWMVRPLHELETGVLAVAAGHRAHVPERTGPRELRVLAGEVNRMSEAVLEAAEQQHRLVADASHQLRNPLAALRLRVDSLAAQVAGDNATYRATVAEVERLEKLLDGLLALALAESTATRVAAGGAGESCDLAAVLAERVDAWRLVAEDAGSALVPPPGHDEPVTVRCPEGELAQILDVLLDNAVHYAGRGAKITTDWESGPETATLVVRDDGPGLSTEDRARATERFWRAGGEGAPRGTGLGLAIAHQQVRTRGGVLELRQALPRGLEVRVTLPREVPR; encoded by the coding sequence GTGCGCACCCGGCTGCTGGTGGTCCTGGTCGCCCTCGCGCTCGCGGTGGTCGCCGCGTTCGCCGTGCCGCTGCTGGCGTCCACCGCCGAGCAGCGCACCCAGCAGCTGGTCATCTCCCGCACCGCGGACGTCGACCGGTTCGTCGTGCTGGCCCAGCAGGCCGTCGACACCCACGACGCCGCCGCGCTCGTGGCCGACGCGGCGCGTTATGCCGAGCTGTACGGCGAAGGCGTCGTCATCGTCGACGCCCGGCGGGCGCCGCTGGTGCAGGCCGGCGGGCTGACCGCGGCCGACCCGGCGGTGCACGCGCTGGTCGAGGCGACGATGCGCAACGAGCCGGCGCCGCAGGCCGGCCGGCTCGGTCCGTGGTCGGCCGAACCCGCGTACTTCGCGCGGCCGGTCGGCACCGGCACCCGGGTGTCCGGCGTGGTCGTGCTCCGGGCCTCGGTCACGGCGGCGGCCGCGGACGTCGCCACCCGCTGGGGCACCATCGGCGCCGGGGCGCTGCTGGTCGCGGTCGTGTTCGTGCTGCTCGCCGTCGTCCTGGCCCGCTGGATGGTGCGGCCGCTGCACGAACTGGAGACGGGGGTCCTCGCCGTCGCCGCCGGGCACCGCGCGCACGTCCCCGAACGCACCGGGCCGCGGGAGCTGCGGGTCCTGGCCGGCGAGGTCAACCGGATGTCCGAAGCCGTGCTCGAAGCGGCCGAGCAGCAGCACCGGCTGGTCGCCGACGCCTCCCACCAGCTGCGGAACCCCCTCGCCGCGCTGCGGCTGCGCGTCGACTCCCTCGCCGCGCAGGTGGCCGGCGACAACGCCACCTACCGGGCGACCGTGGCCGAGGTGGAACGCCTGGAGAAGCTCCTCGACGGCCTGCTGGCCCTGGCCCTGGCCGAGAGCACGGCGACCCGCGTCGCGGCCGGGGGCGCCGGCGAGTCCTGCGACCTCGCCGCCGTGCTCGCCGAACGCGTCGACGCGTGGCGCCTGGTCGCCGAGGACGCCGGCTCGGCCCTCGTGCCGCCGCCGGGGCACGACGAACCGGTCACCGTCCGCTGCCCGGAAGGCGAGCTCGCCCAGATCCTCGACGTGCTGCTGGACAACGCCGTCCACTACGCCGGCCGGGGCGCGAAGATCACCACGGACTGGGAAAGCGGCCCGGAGACGGCGACCCTCGTCGTCCGCGACGACGGACCCGGACTGTCCACTGAGGACCGCGCGCGGGCGACCGAGCGGTTCTGGCGCGCCGGTGGCGAAGGCGCGCCGCGTGGGACCGGGCTCGGGCTGGCCATCGCGCACCAGCAGGTGCGCACCCGCGGCGGGGTCCTCGAACTGCGCCAGGCACTCCCGCGCGGGCTCGAAGTCCGGGTCACCCTGCCGCGGGAGGTGCCGCGATGA
- a CDS encoding TAXI family TRAP transporter solute-binding subunit: protein MTLTRRTALLGGLGLALAGCSTSAYGGPDRTVTIAAGERGGFYLAFAELLATELSRAEPRLHAAAVPTEASVANVDLVRRGQADLGLVLADVAQTALAGSAPFTGKVPLLALGRVYENYLQLVVRADGPARRIADLAGRPVSLGAGGSGAAQLGERLFAKAGVAVDARHLLFDDAVHALADRRIDAMLWSGGVPTPKLADLTRTTPIALLPLDAVVPALRASYGPVYDQVQVPDGAYRGVGALGTIGVANLLVCSPALPDDVAAAVVRLLVERATDLVPAEAVGTQFLDVRTLIGTQPVPLQPGAAAAYRTLHG, encoded by the coding sequence ATGACCCTCACCCGCCGTACCGCCCTGCTCGGCGGCCTCGGGCTCGCCTTGGCCGGCTGCTCGACGTCCGCGTACGGCGGTCCCGACCGGACGGTCACCATCGCGGCCGGCGAGCGCGGCGGGTTCTACCTGGCCTTCGCCGAGCTGCTGGCGACCGAGCTGAGCCGCGCCGAGCCGCGGCTGCACGCCGCCGCCGTGCCGACCGAAGCGAGCGTCGCGAACGTCGACCTGGTGCGGCGCGGGCAGGCCGACCTCGGGCTGGTGCTCGCCGACGTCGCCCAGACAGCGCTCGCCGGGAGCGCGCCGTTCACCGGGAAGGTGCCGTTGCTCGCGCTCGGCCGCGTCTACGAGAACTACCTGCAGCTGGTGGTGCGCGCGGACGGGCCGGCGCGGCGGATCGCCGACCTGGCCGGCCGCCCGGTGTCGCTGGGCGCGGGCGGGTCCGGCGCGGCCCAGCTGGGCGAGCGCCTGTTCGCGAAGGCGGGCGTCGCGGTCGACGCCCGGCACCTGCTCTTCGACGACGCCGTGCACGCCCTGGCCGACCGGCGGATCGACGCCATGCTGTGGTCCGGCGGGGTGCCGACGCCGAAGCTCGCGGACCTCACCCGCACGACGCCGATCGCGCTGCTGCCCCTCGACGCCGTCGTCCCGGCGCTGCGTGCCTCGTACGGACCGGTGTACGACCAGGTCCAGGTGCCGGACGGCGCGTACCGCGGGGTCGGGGCGCTCGGCACGATCGGCGTGGCGAACCTCCTGGTCTGCTCCCCCGCCCTGCCTGACGACGTCGCCGCGGCGGTCGTCCGGCTGCTCGTCGAGCGGGCGACCGACCTCGTGCCCGCCGAGGCGGTCGGCACGCAGTTCCTCGACGTGCGGACGCTGATCGGCACCCAGCCGGTGCCGCTGCAGCCGGGCGCGGCGGCCGCGTACCGGACGCTGCACGGCTGA
- a CDS encoding acyl-CoA thioesterase, with amino-acid sequence MTEPRRPIVEMPLRVRYHECDGQGIVFNAHYMAYVDMCAFEAEKALFGSHDEFLAHGTDVVVAEANLKFRAPARYDEDLVVSQYLTHLGTTSLVFDFEIHRGGTLVLAANIRYVFIDPATVRPTAPPDAVRKVYAALLED; translated from the coding sequence GTGACCGAACCCCGCCGCCCGATCGTCGAGATGCCGTTGCGCGTGCGCTACCACGAGTGCGACGGCCAGGGCATCGTCTTCAACGCCCACTACATGGCCTATGTGGACATGTGCGCCTTCGAGGCGGAGAAGGCCCTCTTCGGTTCGCACGACGAGTTCCTCGCCCACGGCACGGACGTCGTGGTGGCGGAGGCGAACCTGAAGTTCCGCGCACCAGCCCGGTACGACGAAGATCTGGTCGTCTCGCAGTACCTGACCCACCTCGGCACGACGTCGCTGGTCTTCGACTTCGAAATCCACCGCGGCGGGACGCTCGTGCTGGCGGCGAACATCCGGTACGTGTTCATCGACCCGGCCACCGTGCGTCCGACGGCACCGCCCGACGCGGTCCGCAAGGTGTACGCGGCCCTGCTCGAGGACTGA